GACCAACACCACGGCGGTGACGGGGCACAACGGCGGCACGATTCAGCACCTCGCCTATGGGGCCTTTGGCAATGTCCTCACGAACTCGGGGAGCAGTCCGAACCGGTTGAAATATACGGGGCGCGAGGATGATGGAACGGGGCTGTATTATTACCGAGCGCGCTACTACGATCCTGGCAGAGGGCGATTCATCTCCGAAGACCCGCTTGGGTTCGCGGCGGGGGATGTCAACTTCTATACCTATGTCGGGAACAATCCCACAAATGCGAATGATCCAAGTGGGCATGCCGCGATGCAGCTTGGCGGGGCTGTTGTCGGCGGCGTCGGCGGATTGCTGACACAAGGAGGCATTGATCTGGCCCGCGGCAGGCTCAGTTCCTTCGCGGATTACGCCGGGGCGCTCACCGGTGGCGCGGCGGGCGGCGCGGCAGCGGTCACTTGCGGACCGATGTGCGCGGGTACCGCGGCCGGAGCAGTGAGCAGCGCGACGACACAGGGAATCAATTGGGCGCAGGGGCAGGCGGTAAGTGCCTGGAACTTTGTTACCGATACTGCGCTGGGTGCTGTCGGCGGCAAGGTGGCGGGCACCGTGGTGCCGTATTTGTTCAAGACAACCTTGCCCAGCCTCTTGGGTACTGGTACGGCAAATCAGGTTAAAGGCTCGCTTGGAGAAGCGATGTCTGCAATCGGGCTAACTGCAACTGGCCGGTCTTTCAGCACACAAGTCGAGAATGGAGTAGTTAGAAATGGTCAAGCATCTACATATGATTTCGGCTTGGCAGGCTATCGCAATTTCGTTGAATCGAAATGGGGCACAGCGACCCTATCCTCCGCACAGCGTGAAGCCGCACAAATACCAGGCACATCGCTAACCGTACACCAGTGGACCTATCCGACCGTTTCTGGAGTTGCCGGAGGCAGTTTCTCTGCGGGGGCTGTCGGTTACGACTATGGCAGCGCAGGAGGAGGATTTCTCCTTTATCCAAACAAAGCTAATTTAAACATGATGCAGTCGATCTACTCGAAGTAGCCAGGGTGCATCATGGATTATCAAAAACGTTTCACTCGTTGGCGTGCGAAGCTCGGCCAGAACACGAACTACCTAGTCGAACAGGTGTGTACGCGCATTGTACCGGAGTTCGAAAAGCACGGCTTTGTTTGGCTCAAAAGCATGGAGCCACCGGCGATAAGGAACTTGAACTACATCACGCTTTTGAAGCGTAGCGGCACTAATTGGCCTATCGTGGAGCTTCACTTCGATAAGCGGGGAAGGCCGCGATTCATAGTCGAAGTCTCAGTGCTGCCGCCTGTGTGCAAAAAGCTTACTTCTAGTGCAATAGTCGATATCCCACGGGAAGAGGCGTACCTGGGCATGGGGCCAGTGCAGCTACGTCTTCAAAAAGGGCGGAGCGCGAGTGATAGTATTTTCGGGTTCGGAGCCCTAAACGCATTGTTCACGAATCCATTCAGAATCATTTTCTATATGCTGAATCCTCAGCGATACCTGCACAACGAGGTAGATAAGGCCGCGTCGCTCCTGCCAGAACTGTTTGATTTTTTCGAGCGTGGCATACCAGAAGAGTGGTTTAACGCTGAACCACAGCATTTCGCAATGTCAGACCACTTTGCACTTCTCGCCTCGTGGCATCTTGCTGAGCAGGCCTATAAGTCTGGTAAGCCTGGAAAGATCACATATGTTGGCAAGAATGATTGAGTCTCGCAGATGAGGCATTAACACGAATGGCTACGACGTCCCGAAGCCTCTGCTCACCCGCATCACCAAGCCCTTGCAGCGCGATGGCAAGGCCGTCGAAACGCGTTTCACCTACTACGAGAACGGCCGCGCGATGAGCCAGACCAACGCGCTGGGCGAAGGCGAGTTCCTCGACTACGACCTCTTCCGCCGCAGTACGCGGGTGACCGATCCGCGCGGCGGCGTGCGCCAGTACGACTACGATGAGAACGGCCGGATGACCAAGCTCGTCGAGGCCGACGGCGCGATCCTCAACTTCGAGAACCAGGCCGACGCCATTCGCAGCGCGAAGGTCGATGCGCTGGGCTACGCGACCCGCTACAGCTACCGGCTGGATCGCGCCTTCACCGGCACGTCCGATGCCTACGGCAACGTCACCCGCGAGCAGGACGCGCTCGGGCGCACCATCGACTACGGCTACGGCCCGCTCGACCAGGTCGCCACGGTCAAGGACCCGCGCGGCACGGTCACGACGACGACCTTCGGCACGGCGACCAGCGGCTGCGACCATGCCGGACGCCCGAAGGAGACCCGCATCAGCACCCTGGCGGGATCGGGCAATGTGCTGCTCGCGAGCCAGTGCTGGAACGGCGATGCCACGCTCGCCCACCGCCGCCAATACCTGGACGGCACGCGCTACGTCGAGACGCGGCTCAGCTACACCGACAACGGACTGAACGTGAGCCAGCAGCAGACGGTCGGCATGCCGTCGGGCGCCACGGTCACCCGCACCTACACCTACGATGCGCTGGGCCGCAAGAGAACCGAGACCCTCAAGCGCCGCACGAGCCCGACCAATGCGACGCTCCTCGACCTGACCACCCGCTACGACTACGACGCGCTCGACCGCGTCGTCAAGGCGACCGATCCGCTGGGCAACGAAGTCATCAACAGCTTCGACGCCAACGGCCAGCTCTGGAAGATCGCGCACCGCTACAAGCGCCCTGACGGCAGTTTCGACGTGCGCGACGTGGCCACCCGGACGTTCGATGCCGCCGACCGGGTCAAGACCGAGACCGACGCCGCAGGGCATGCGACCACCTACGCCTACGACGCGGCAGGCAACGTGGTGGCGGTGACCGATGCCGAGGGCCACACCGCGCGTGTCGAATACGACGCGATGAACCGGAAGGCGGCGGTGGAGGACGCCACCGGCTACCGCACCGAGACCGCCTACAACCAGCGCGGCGACGCGATCGCCCTCACGAACGCGAACACCGAGACCGTGGTCTTCGAGTTCGACGCGCTGGGCCGCAAGACCGCCGCAGTGGACGCCAGGGGCTATCGCAGCGAGTTCCAGTACGACGCGGCGGGCAACCTCGTCTGCACCACTGACGCCAACGCCCAGGCCGGGCTGCAGCCCAAGAACAGCCACGGCTGCACGGAATTCCGCCAGTACGACGAACTGAACCGCGTGACCCGGATCGTCGATGCGCTGGGCGGCGAAACGGCCTTCACCTATGACCTCGCGGGCCACCGCCTGGCGGTGACCGATGCCGCGAACAAGACCTGGGCCTTCGCCTACGATGACCTGGGCCGTCTCGCCGCGGAGACGGATCATGCCGGCAAGAGCCTTGCCTACAAGGCGGACGAAGCGGGCAACGTCTATGAGAAGACCAACCGCCTCGCCGAGGTCACCCGCTACAGCTTCGACACGGGCAACCGCCTCACTCGAGTGGACTACCTCAAGGACGGCAGCGCGGAGACCTTCGCCTACGATGCGGCGGGCAACCGCAGCGCCGCGGCCAACGGGGCGGTGAGCTACACCTTCCAGTACGACGTGCTCAACCGGCCCACCGCCAAGCTCGACAGCCGCGGCCGCAGCCTGAGCTTCACCTACGACGCGGCGGGCAACCTCCTCACCAAGACGACCTACCAGGGCAGCACGACGCACTACGTCTACAACGCCGCCAACCGGCTGGTGATGCTCCGCAACCCCGACTACACCCAGGTCGACTACCAGTACGATCCGGCCGGGCGGATGCTCTCGCGCGTCACCGCCAACGGCGCGCGCAGCACCTACCAGTACGAAGCCAACGGCACGCTCACCCGCGAAACCCAGTACGACGCGGCCAACACCCTGGTCTCCGACACCACCTACACGCGCGACCGGGTGGGCCACATCCTCACCCGGAACGACGGCGCGGGCACGACGACCTACGCCTACGATGCACGCTACCGCCTGAAAACGGCTGACTACCCGGGTGCGACGAACGACGAAGCGTTTACCTACGACGCGGTCGGCAACCGGCTCACGCACACCAGGGGCAGCCTCGCGCCGAACGCGAACACGCGTTACTACGGCTATACGGCGGGCACCAACCGGCTGCTCGATATCCGCATCGGCGGTACGGGCGGCACGGTGGAATCCAGCTTTGTGCATGACCATGAAGGGCGGCTCACCAGCCAGACCGGAGCCGGCGCGAAGGCGCTGACGTGGGATGCCAAGGGCCGGCTGAAGACGGCAGGAGCGGAGTCCTACACCTACGATCCGATGGACTACCGCATCGGGCGCAGCGGCGGGAGCCTCGGCAGCCGCAGCTATTTCCTCGAAGGCGAGCATCTGGAATCGGTCGAGCGCGGCGGCGAACTGGTCGAACGCTACTTCCGGGGCGCCGGTACTGACGAACTGGTCGCCGGTTTCCTCAAGGACGGCGAGGGCAAGACGAAGCCCTACCTCTTTCACCACGATGCGCTGACCAACACCACGGCGGTGACGGGGCACAACGGCGGCACGATCCAGCACATCGCCTACGGCGCCTTCGGCAACGTGATCACGAACTCGGGGAGCAGTCCGAACCGGTTGAAATATACGGGGCGCGAGGATGATGGAACGGGGCTGTATTATTACCGAGCGCGCTACTACGATCCTGGCAGAGGGCGATTCATCTCCGAAGACCCGCTTGGGTTCGCGGCGGGGGATGTCAATTTCTATGCCTATGTGGGAAACAACCCGGTCAACTACACAGACCCCAGCGGGGAGGTCGCTGTAGTTGGCATGATCTACGGTGGAATTGCTGGCGGTGTTGGTGGGGCAATCAGCGGCTATGCGTCTGAAGGCTGGTCGGGGGCAGCGAAGGGGTTCGGCACAGGTTTTGTTGTTGGTGCGGGCGTTGGTGCAGTTACTCCCTGGCTTTCGCATCAAGTAGGGGCGACCGCTGCTACGCTTCTGGTTGGCGGCGCTTCCAGCGCGGCGGGCCAATTGTCCGGAAACGTGGTGACGGGTCAGACACCAGGCACCAATTTCAGTTGGGGTGCTGTTGCTGGTTCCGCTACTGGCAATGTACTCGCCAGCGTTCCGGCCAAGCTCGTTGGCAACGCGGCAGCCACTTCGGTGGGTACCAGCGTGACTTGGGGTTCCCGCTCCCTGACCATTGTCACTCCGACTGTTCAGCATACGGGCAGCACCTTCCGGGCGCTCACGGAAGGGGCCATAGGCGGCACCTTCGAGGCGGGCGGACAGGCCATCGAGAACATGCTCTTCCCGACTCCGCCTGCCGGGGACGCATCAAGCGGTAGCCAGACCCTGCAAAGCTTCCAGCAGTTGAGCGCATCCCAGGGCGCGGCCGGCGGTTTCTTGCTCTATCCCAACAAGTCCAACACCAACATGATGCAGTCGGTTTATGTCAAGTAGATATCCGCGTTGCGGAGCACGTCAAGGTAGTTGTCGCCTGATTTATGCAACGGACTGCTTCTTGTCTTCTGCATGGAGATGGTCGCAAATGACGGCATCGCGCTCGGGATTAAGCGTGACAACGCAGATCGGTGACCAGTCGCGTGTGGGGTCGGACCAGCGTGACGGA
This DNA window, taken from Thauera sp. K11, encodes the following:
- a CDS encoding RHS repeat-associated core domain-containing protein, encoding MQRDGKAVETRFTYYENGRAMSQTNALGEGEFLDYDLFRRSTRVTDPRGGVRQYDYDENGRMTKLVEADGAILNFENQADAIRSAKVDALGYATRYSYRLDRAFTGTSDAYGNVTREQDALGRTIDYGYGPLDQVATVKDPRGTVTTTTFGTATSGCDHAGRPKETRISTLAGSGNVLLASQCWNGDATLAHRRQYLDGTRYVETRLSYTDNGLNVSQQQTVGMPSGATVTRTYTYDALGRKRTETLKRRTSPTNATLLDLTTRYDYDALDRVVKATDPLGNEVINSFDANGQLWKIAHRYKRPDGSFDVRDVATRTFDAADRVKTETDAAGHATTYAYDAAGNVVAVTDAEGHTARVEYDAMNRKAAVEDATGYRTETAYNQRGDAIALTNANTETVVFEFDALGRKTAAVDARGYRSEFQYDAAGNLVCTTDANAQAGLQPKNSHGCTEFRQYDELNRVTRIVDALGGETAFTYDLAGHRLAVTDAANKTWAFAYDDLGRLAAETDHAGKSLAYKADEAGNVYEKTNRLAEVTRYSFDTGNRLTRVDYLKDGSAETFAYDAAGNRSAAANGAVSYTFQYDVLNRPTAKLDSRGRSLSFTYDAAGNLLTKTTYQGSTTHYVYNAANRLVMLRNPDYTQVDYQYDPAGRMLSRVTANGARSTYQYEANGTLTRETQYDAANTLVSDTTYTRDRVGHILTRNDGAGTTTYAYDARYRLKTADYPGATNDEAFTYDAVGNRLTHTRGSLAPNANTRYYGYTAGTNRLLDIRIGGTGGTVESSFVHDHEGRLTSQTGAGAKALTWDAKGRLKTAGAESYTYDPMDYRIGRSGGSLGSRSYFLEGEHLESVERGGELVERYFRGAGTDELVAGFLKDGEGKTKPYLFHHDALTNTTAVTGHNGGTIQHIAYGAFGNVITNSGSSPNRLKYTGREDDGTGLYYYRARYYDPGRGRFISEDPLGFAAGDVNFYAYVGNNPVNYTDPSGEVAVVGMIYGGIAGGVGGAISGYASEGWSGAAKGFGTGFVVGAGVGAVTPWLSHQVGATAATLLVGGASSAAGQLSGNVVTGQTPGTNFSWGAVAGSATGNVLASVPAKLVGNAAATSVGTSVTWGSRSLTIVTPTVQHTGSTFRALTEGAIGGTFEAGGQAIENMLFPTPPAGDASSGSQTLQSFQQLSASQGAAGGFLLYPNKSNTNMMQSVYVK